Proteins from one Microcaecilia unicolor chromosome 2, aMicUni1.1, whole genome shotgun sequence genomic window:
- the ITIH6 gene encoding inter-alpha-trypsin inhibitor heavy chain H6: protein MTALGRFAPSFLLLLNCVPCLTLRSPQSAVPHNPALQRTKHQSRSPKAELTISSFSIHSTIISRYALTTVESIMKNPHTEAKEAVFDLNLPNSAFISNFTLTTEGKVFVAEVKEKLQAKKLYDEARKHGRTAAHVGTKDRETERFRVLVSVAGGEEIMFTLTYEKLLRRQLGKYEHAVSVRPQQVVHNLTVTVTVSERTGINYIRVLPLRTSRLLTNTLRGEAEIPPGTTIEQGTNCARVTFLPSPEQQASYSPSGIMADFVIQYDTTMKDLAGDLQIYNGYFVHYFAPRNLPVVQKNVVFVIDVSGSMYGTKIQQTKKAMQVILSDLHKHDHFNLITFSDTVNVWKAGRSIPATPQNVKSAKDYVNRIEAEGWTDINAALLAAAAMFNQSSAMQAGSDRSGPRVPLLIFLTDGEPTSGVTSASRILSNARLALRGLVSLFGLAFGDDADYSLMQRLALENRGAARRIYEDADATLQLKGFYDEIASPLLFDVQLIYLGSSLPQATQTLFPNYFAGSELVMAGRVQPGASELGVRLTAQSQREPIKLQNDIPVTGNSTQLPFGCSENAGHIPKFVQRLWAYFTIQDLLQARMKTNDSVTRRLLTEKATNLSLKYNFVTPVTSLVVVQPQREREVQALKTPTPVRVQNATRTTSVSSTAALRITATAASATSTPRLTKAARLSSTVATNSIWMRPGGPKPTTGSVMPWIQGNTAGTTDKKFTKTTSVPVRATPLVNVPSVPQAPLLVTTTRTAHTLSPVAVDPANPPKVQKAAVPMLSTVSAAILQIKLPSEASQQPIPARTALLPGFAITRRGPETEPNGNPTTIYPSFTSLRLLPVPQESELLGSPETDMVLMESLNPLPEYNFLATNIEDFSETEDVADYQIAMLGPQTFMSSVDGDPHFVVMLPHSREKLCFTIDGHPDDNLSLLHDPRAGVTVNGHLMGAPPRMGHEDQTRSYLDVIAVIVQRPGAQYVVTITLDTVSLEGEDRLNFPISHPMLIRKPGLVLNITAASGVTISIGNSIQLLVLIQHYRHPTYLQLDHLGLYVVNGRGFSPTTQGLLGQFQKADIRIVRDRDSDATGVLHRQHRTMPVTHVTRMVKDSLLPPHEAQCWLVRRGDMASLLDMDYSSYLLSHFLQV, encoded by the exons AACAACTGAAGGCAAAGTCTTTGTGGCTGAGGTGAAAGAGAAACTCCAGGCTAAGAAACTGTATGATGAGGCCAGAAAGCATGGGAGAACAGCTGCTCATGTTGGAACCAA GGATCGTGAGACAGAGAGGTTCCGTGTGCTGGTCAGCGTAGCAGGTGGTGAGGAAATCATGTTCACACTAACCTATGAGAAATTGCTGCGGCGACAGCTGGGGAAATATGAGCATGCAGTCAGTGTCCGGCCGCAGCAAGTGGTGCACAATCTCACTGTGACTGTGACAGTCTCTGAGCGCACTGGAATCAACTACATCCGTGTACTGCCTCTGCGTACCAGTCGCCTACTCACCAACACCCTCCGAG GAGAAGCTGAGATACCACCAGGCACCACCATTGAACAGGGCACTAATTGTGCCCGTGTTACCTTCTTACCCTCTCCTGAACAGCAGGCTTCCTATTCCCCTTCAGGGATCATGGCCGACTTTGTGATACAGTACGACACAACCATGAAGGATCTGGCTGGAGACCTGCAG ATCTACAATGGCTATTTCGTTCACTACTTTGCTCCTCGAAATCTCCCAGTAGTGCAGAAAAATGTGGTTTTTGTCATCGATGTAAGCGGCTCCATGTACGGCACAAAAATTCAGCAG ACCAAAAAGGCCATGCAAGTCATTCTCAGTGACCTGCACAAGCATGATCATTTCAACCTCATCACATTCTCAGATACAGTTAATGTGTGGAAAGCAGGGCGGTCCATTCCAGCCACTCCCCAGAACGTCAAGAGTGCTAAAGATTATGTGAACCGAATAGAAGCAGAGGGAT GGACAGATATCAATGCTGCATTGTTGGCTGCAGCTGCCATGTTTAACCAGAGTTCCGCTATGCAGGCTGGGAGTGATCGCAGTGGCCCAAGGGTCCCACTTCTTATTTTTCTAACAGATGGGGAGCCCACCTCTGGTGTGACCTCAGCCAGCCGTATCCTGTCCAATGCTCGCCTGGCCCTGAGGGGACTGGTTTCACTTTTTGGCCTGGCTTTTGGGGATGATGCTGACTACAGTCTAATGCAGCGACTAGCACTAGAAAACCGAGGTGCAGCCCGGCGCATCTATGAGGATGCAGATGCTACCCTGCAATTGAAGGGCTTCTATGATGAGATTGCCAGCCCATTGCTCTTTGATGTGCAGCTAATATACCTGGGCAGCAGTTTACCTCAGGCCACTCAGACCCTCTTCCCCAACTATTTTGCAGGCTCAGAGCTAGTGATGGCAGGCAGGGTGCAGCCAGGTGCTAGTGAGCTGGGAGTACGTCTCACAGCCCAAAGCCAACGGGAGCCAATCAAGTTGCAGAATGATATCCCTGTGACTGGGAATTCCACTCAGCTTCCATTTGGATGCTCTGAGAATGCTGGTCACATTCCAAAGTTTGTGCAGAGACTCTGGGCTTACTTCACCATCCAGGATCTGCTGCAGGCACGAATGAAGACCAATGACTCTGTGACACGCCGACTGCTCACTGAAAAGGCCACCAACCTCTCACTTAAATACAACTTTGTTACGCCAGTCACATCGCTGGTTGTGGTACAGCCTCAGAGGGAGAGGGAAGtgcaggcactgaagacaccaaccCCAGTGAGGGTGCAGAATGCCACGAGAACCACGAGTGTATCCTCCACCGCAGCCTTGAGGATCACTGCCACAGCAGCATCAGCCACATCTACTCCAAGATTGACCAAAGCAGCCAGACTCTCCTCCACAGTGGCCACAAATAGCATATGGATGAGACCTGGTGGACCCAAACCAACCACAGGTTCAGTCATGCCTTGGATTCAAGGGAATACTGCAGGAACCACAGACAAAAAGTTCACTAAAACCACTTCAGTTCCTGTTAGGGCCACCCCTCTAGTGAATGTGCCATCAGTGCCTCAGGCTCCTTTGCTTGTCACAACCACCCGGACAGCACACACTCTCTCACCAGTGGCAGTGGATCCTGCCAATCCACCAAAGGTACAGAAAGCAGCAGTCCCTATGCTGAGCACTGTCTCAGCAGCAATTCTGCAGATAAAGCTGCCATCTGAGGCATCTCAACAGCCTATACCAGCACGTACTGCACTTTTGCCTGGCTTTGCCATCACCCGACGGGGTCCAGAGACAGAACCAAATGGCAATCCCACTACCATATACCCGAGTTTCACATCCCTCAGGCTCCTCCCTGTCCCCCAGGAATCAGAGTTACTGGGCTCCCCAGAGACAGATATGGTGCTTATGGAGTCACTGAACCCACTGCCTGAGTACAACTTCCTGGCAACAAACATAGAAG ACTTCTCAGAAACAGAAGATGTTGCAG ATTATCAGATTGCTATGCTTGGTCCTCAGACCTTCATGTCCTCAG TGGATGGTGACCCCCACTTTGTGGTGATGCTGCCACACTCCCGGGAAAAGCTGTGCTTCACCATTGATGGACATCCTGATGATAACCTGAGTTTACTGCATGATCCCCGGGCAG GAGTCACTGTTAATGGGCATCTGATGGGTGCTCCTCCCAGGATGGGTCATGAGGATCAGACACGCTCATATCTGGATGTGATTGCTGTCATTGTACAGAGGCCTGGGGCACAGTATGTGGTGACTATCACACTGGACACAGTGTCCTTAGAGGGAGAAGACCGGTTGAACTTTCCTATCAGTCATCCAATGCTAATCCGAAAACCTGGACTAGTATTGAACATCACTGCAGCCTCTGGAGTCACCATCAGCATTGGCAATAGCATACAGCTACTTGTCCTCATCCAACACTATCGACACCCTACCTATCTGCAGTTGGATCACCTGGGCCTTTATGTGGTGAATGGGAGAGGCTTCTCACCCACAACACAAGGCCTGCTAG GTCAATTTCAGAAGGCTGACATCCGCATTGTGAGGGACCGGGACTCTGATGCCACAGGTGTGCTGCATCGACAGCATCGTACAATGCCAGTCACTCATGTGACCCGGATGGTAAAGGATTCCCTGCTGCCCCCACATGAGGCACAGTGCTGGCTGGTGAGACGGGGAGATATGGCCAGCCTCCTGGATATGGACTACAGCAGTTACCTGCTCTCTCACTTCCTGCAAGTGTGa